A window of Clostridia bacterium contains these coding sequences:
- a CDS encoding type IV pilus twitching motility protein PilT — protein MAATLSDLLKKMLELSGSDLHITTNTPPQVRVHGHLQPLDMPPLTPAETKQLAYSVMTDAQKHRFEEDLELDFSFGLKGLARFRANCFNQRGAAAAVFRVIPFEIKSFQQLNLPPVVAKLCDKPRGLILVTGPTGSGKSTTLAAMLDKINIERHEHIITIEDPIEFVHQHKSCLVNQREVHSDTKGFSHALRAALREDPDVVLIGEMRDLETIESALRIAETGHLTFGTLHTNSASSTINRVIDVFPSHQQSQIRAQLSLVLEGVLCQSLLPKVGGQGRAMAMEILVPNPAVRNLIREDKIHQIYSSMQSGQDKFGMQTFNQSLAALYFQKQITLETAIARSSMPDELQEMINRGTQARSASPARK, from the coding sequence ATGGCCGCAACGCTTAGTGATTTGTTGAAGAAGATGTTGGAACTTTCGGGAAGCGATCTGCATATCACCACGAACACGCCGCCACAGGTGCGCGTGCATGGCCACTTGCAGCCGCTCGATATGCCTCCGCTGACACCGGCGGAGACAAAGCAACTGGCCTACAGCGTGATGACGGACGCACAGAAGCATCGGTTTGAGGAAGACCTGGAACTGGACTTTTCATTCGGACTGAAGGGACTGGCACGGTTCCGCGCCAACTGCTTCAACCAGCGAGGCGCAGCAGCCGCTGTCTTCCGCGTCATCCCTTTCGAAATCAAGTCATTCCAGCAGTTGAATCTTCCACCGGTCGTTGCGAAACTTTGCGACAAGCCGCGCGGGTTGATCCTTGTGACCGGGCCGACCGGTTCGGGCAAGTCAACGACTCTCGCCGCCATGCTCGACAAGATCAATATCGAGCGGCACGAACACATCATCACGATCGAGGATCCGATCGAATTCGTTCACCAGCACAAGAGCTGCCTCGTGAACCAGCGCGAAGTGCACTCGGACACAAAAGGCTTTTCTCACGCGCTTCGGGCGGCGCTGCGCGAAGATCCCGACGTGGTGCTGATCGGCGAGATGCGCGATTTGGAAACCATCGAATCGGCTCTCCGCATTGCCGAAACGGGTCACCTCACTTTCGGTACCTTGCACACAAACTCCGCGTCATCGACCATTAACCGCGTCATCGACGTGTTCCCGTCCCACCAGCAGTCGCAGATTCGAGCCCAGTTGTCCCTGGTGCTGGAGGGAGTTCTTTGCCAATCTCTGCTGCCGAAGGTTGGCGGGCAGGGGCGCGCGATGGCGATGGAAATATTGGTGCCAAACCCGGCAGTCCGTAACCTGATCCGCGAAGACAAAATCCACCAGATTTACTCGTCAATGCAATCGGGGCAGGACAAGTTCGGAATGCAGACGTTCAACCAGTCCCTGGCCGCGTTGTATTTCCAGAAACAGATAACGCTGGAGACGGCGATAGCGCGGTCTTCAATGCCGGACGAGTTGCAGGAGATGATCAACCGCGGTACACAGGCGAGGAGCGCAAGCCCGGCCCGCAAGTAG